A single region of the Streptomyces sp. NBC_00425 genome encodes:
- a CDS encoding alpha-ketoacid dehydrogenase subunit beta produces the protein MADSVSTKNLALAKAINESLRRALETDPKVLVMGEDVGKLGGVFRVTDGLQKDFGESRVIDTPLAESGIVGTAIGMALRGYRPVVEIQFDGFVFPAYDQIVTQLAKMHARSLGKVKMPVVVRIPYGGGIGAVEHHSESPEALFAHVSGLKIVSPSNASDAYWMMQQAIQSDDPVIFFEPKRRYWDKGEVNTEAIPGPLHKAQVVREGTDLTLVAYGPMVKLCQEVAAAAAEEGKNLEVLDLRSVSPLDFDSIQTSVEKTRRLVVVHEAPVFFGSGAEIAARITERCFYHLEAPVLRVGGYHAPYPPARLEEEYLPGLDRVLDAVDRALAY, from the coding sequence ATGGCGGACAGCGTGAGCACCAAGAACCTGGCCCTGGCCAAGGCGATCAACGAGTCGCTGCGCCGCGCCCTCGAGACGGACCCCAAGGTCCTCGTCATGGGCGAGGACGTCGGCAAGCTCGGCGGCGTCTTCCGCGTCACGGACGGTCTGCAGAAGGACTTCGGCGAGAGCCGCGTCATCGACACCCCGCTCGCCGAATCGGGCATCGTCGGCACCGCGATCGGCATGGCCCTGCGCGGCTACCGCCCGGTCGTGGAGATCCAGTTCGACGGCTTCGTCTTCCCGGCCTACGACCAGATCGTCACCCAGCTCGCGAAGATGCACGCGCGCTCGCTGGGCAAGGTCAAGATGCCGGTCGTCGTCCGCATCCCCTACGGCGGCGGCATCGGCGCGGTCGAGCACCACTCGGAGTCCCCCGAGGCGCTCTTCGCGCACGTGTCGGGCCTGAAGATCGTCTCCCCGTCCAACGCCTCCGACGCGTACTGGATGATGCAGCAGGCCATCCAGAGCGACGACCCGGTGATCTTCTTCGAGCCGAAGCGGCGCTACTGGGACAAGGGCGAGGTCAACACCGAGGCCATCCCGGGCCCGCTGCACAAGGCCCAGGTCGTCCGTGAGGGCACGGACCTGACGCTGGTCGCCTACGGTCCGATGGTGAAGCTCTGCCAGGAGGTCGCCGCCGCGGCCGCCGAGGAGGGCAAGAACCTGGAGGTCCTGGACCTGCGCTCGGTCTCCCCGCTGGACTTCGACTCGATCCAGACGTCGGTGGAGAAGACCCGCCGCCTGGTCGTGGTCCACGAGGCGCCGGTGTTCTTCGGATCGGGCGCGGAGATCGCCGCCCGGATCACGGAGCGCTGCTTCTACCACCTGGAGGCGCCGGTCCTGCGGGTCGGCGGCTATCACGCCCCGTACCCGCCGGCGCGCCTGGAGGAGGAGTACCTGCCTGGCCTGGACCGGGTGCTCGACGCCGTCGACCGTGCCCTGGCGTACTGA
- the pdhA gene encoding pyruvate dehydrogenase (acetyl-transferring) E1 component subunit alpha, whose amino-acid sequence MTVESTAARKPRRSAGSKAGGTGTGRTTRAGAGKSAEPELVQLLTPEGKRVKNAKNAEFAQYVAGVTPEDLRGLYRDMVLTRRFDAEATSLQRQGELGLWASLLGQEAAQIGSGRALRDDDYVFPTYREHGVAWCRGVDPTNLLGMFRGVNNGGWDPNGNNFHLYTIVIGSQTLHATGYAMGVAMDGADSAVIAYFGDGASSQGDVAESFTFSAVYNAPVVFFCQNNQWAISEPTEKQTRVPLYQRAQGYGFPGVRVDGNDVLACLAVTRWALERARNGEGPTLVEAYTYRMGAHTTSDDPTKYRADEERESWEAKDPILRLRRHLEASNHTDEGFFAELEAESEALGRRVREAVRAMPDPDHFAIFENVYADGHALVDEERAQFAAYQESFATESDSGFAAGTGGN is encoded by the coding sequence GTGACCGTGGAGAGCACTGCCGCGCGCAAGCCGCGACGCAGCGCCGGAAGCAAGGCCGGCGGCACCGGCACCGGGCGCACCACCCGCGCCGGCGCCGGGAAGAGCGCCGAGCCCGAGCTCGTGCAGCTGCTGACGCCGGAGGGCAAGCGGGTCAAGAACGCGAAGAACGCCGAGTTCGCCCAGTACGTCGCCGGCGTCACCCCCGAAGACCTCCGCGGCCTGTACCGCGACATGGTGCTCACCCGTCGCTTCGACGCCGAGGCCACCTCCCTGCAGCGTCAGGGCGAGCTCGGTCTGTGGGCCTCGCTGCTCGGCCAGGAGGCCGCCCAGATCGGCTCCGGCCGGGCCCTGCGCGACGACGACTACGTCTTCCCGACCTACCGCGAGCACGGCGTCGCCTGGTGCCGCGGCGTCGACCCGACCAACCTCCTCGGGATGTTCCGCGGCGTGAACAACGGCGGCTGGGACCCCAACGGCAACAACTTCCACCTCTACACGATCGTCATCGGCTCCCAGACGCTGCACGCGACCGGGTACGCGATGGGCGTCGCCATGGACGGCGCGGACAGCGCGGTGATCGCCTACTTCGGCGACGGCGCCTCCAGCCAGGGCGACGTCGCGGAGTCCTTCACCTTCTCCGCCGTCTACAACGCCCCGGTCGTGTTCTTCTGCCAGAACAACCAGTGGGCGATCTCCGAGCCCACCGAGAAGCAGACCCGCGTCCCGCTCTACCAGCGCGCGCAGGGCTACGGCTTCCCGGGCGTCCGCGTCGACGGCAACGACGTCCTCGCCTGCCTCGCGGTCACCAGATGGGCGCTGGAGCGCGCCCGCAACGGCGAGGGCCCCACCCTCGTCGAGGCGTACACGTACCGCATGGGCGCGCACACCACCTCCGACGACCCCACCAAGTACCGGGCCGACGAGGAGCGCGAGTCCTGGGAGGCGAAGGACCCGATCCTGCGCCTGCGCCGCCACCTCGAGGCGTCGAACCACACGGACGAGGGATTCTTCGCGGAACTCGAGGCGGAGAGCGAGGCGTTGGGAAGGCGAGTGCGCGAAGCGGTCCGCGCCATGCCGGACCCGGACCACTTCGCCATCTTCGAGAACGTGTACGCGGACGGACATGCGCTCGTCGACGAGGAGCGCGCGCAGTTCGCCGCGTACCAGGAGTCGTTCGCGACGGAGTCCGACAGCGGCTTCGCCGCGGGTACGGGGGGAAACTGA
- a CDS encoding phosphotransferase, whose product MPHAPPLSALLRRYAAGTALACEPVDEGLLNRGYRLRTTRGRYFLKHHFDPDTADPVRVARQHRVTERLADLGVPVAPPLPAHDGRTVSVVGGRVYALHPWVEGRHRHGAQLTAGQCGRLGALLGVVHASLEHVMRTAREPDRAPCAQRAPARGPQASAQPSADPADTFVLIDDLLARVQRRRPADAFDELARHRLLERRMLLERHADRRPPHTGPVGWVHGDFHPFNLLYRGDAPAAIVDWDRLGVQPRAEEAVRAAAIFFVRPDGTLDLPKARAYARAYRRAAGAAPCELAAAVHRVWWERLNDFWMLRWRYERGDTRADPQFPAASALAVWWTREYDAVRCAFTG is encoded by the coding sequence ATGCCCCACGCGCCCCCTCTGAGCGCTCTGCTCCGCCGGTACGCCGCCGGTACCGCGCTCGCCTGCGAACCCGTTGACGAAGGCCTGCTGAACCGCGGATACCGGCTGCGCACCACCCGAGGCCGCTATTTCCTCAAGCACCATTTCGACCCCGACACCGCCGATCCCGTCCGTGTCGCCCGTCAGCACCGGGTCACCGAGCGACTGGCCGACCTCGGCGTGCCGGTCGCTCCCCCGCTGCCCGCCCACGACGGACGCACGGTCTCCGTCGTCGGCGGCCGCGTCTACGCCCTGCACCCCTGGGTCGAGGGCCGGCACCGCCACGGCGCCCAGCTCACCGCAGGCCAGTGCGGCCGTCTGGGGGCGCTGCTGGGGGTGGTGCACGCCAGCCTGGAGCACGTGATGCGCACGGCGCGCGAGCCGGATCGCGCTCCCTGCGCGCAACGCGCTCCGGCGCGCGGTCCCCAGGCGTCCGCCCAGCCGAGCGCGGACCCCGCCGACACCTTCGTCCTCATCGACGACCTCCTCGCGCGCGTGCAGCGCCGCCGCCCCGCCGACGCCTTCGACGAGCTCGCCCGCCACCGCCTCCTGGAGCGCCGCATGCTGCTGGAACGGCACGCGGACCGACGGCCGCCGCACACCGGGCCGGTCGGCTGGGTGCACGGGGACTTCCACCCCTTCAACCTGCTCTACCGCGGAGACGCGCCCGCCGCCATCGTCGACTGGGACCGGCTCGGCGTACAGCCCCGCGCGGAGGAGGCCGTCCGCGCCGCCGCGATCTTCTTCGTCCGGCCCGACGGAACGCTCGACCTGCCGAAGGCGAGGGCGTACGCACGCGCGTACCGGCGTGCGGCCGGCGCCGCTCCCTGCGAACTCGCGGCGGCCGTGCACCGCGTCTGGTGGGAGCGCCTCAACGACTTCTGGATGCTGCGCTGGCGCTACGAGCGCGGCGACACCCGCGCGGACCCGCAGTTCCCGGCGGCCTCCGCGCTGGCCGTCTGGTGGACCCGGGAGTACGACGCGGTCCGCTGCGCGTTCACCGGGTGA